A stretch of DNA from Ranitomeya variabilis isolate aRanVar5 chromosome 1, aRanVar5.hap1, whole genome shotgun sequence:
TCCATTCTCTGCGCCGCTAATCCCTCAATGCGCCGGGCTCACAAGTGATCGCTTTATAAGCGCAGCCGGGTGGGCGAGCACACAGGACCCGGCACACAGGACCCGGCGCACAGGCAGCATGGACCGCGGGCTGACGGCGGCACCGGCCAGAGTGAAGGAGCGCAGAGTGAGTGCACAGGGGCGACGAGAGACCGCCGCAGCCTGCCCGCACCTGCGCACTAATGTACCTGTCACTTGTCTCTTTCCAGAGGACCCCCGTGTCCCACAAAGTCATAGAAAAGAGGAGAAGAGACAGAATCAACCGGTGCCTCAGTGAGCTGGGCAAGACTGTGCCAATGGCGCTAGCCAAGCAGGTGAGAGACCTGCACATGCCTCCTGCATCCTGCCAGCACTCCTCTGCCTGATAGTCGGCCCATCTATTAGAGAGCAACTTACTATCTCTCTCtaccatctatctgttatctatcatctatctatagaacTCTATCTATAGAACGATCTATTCTATGtattctatctatctgttatctattatttatctagctATAgaactatatatctatctatcatctatcatctatccctCAGAAGTCCTTTAATTGGAGCTGATTTACAAAAGCCATATACAATAATCATTTATTTGTCTCTGTGTGTACTTTATCACTTCTCTGTCAATAGATCTTAACGTTTCGGTTCAGCTGAAAACCTTTTTCAAGCAGCCGACTATTGAAATTATTTACTAGTGCTGCTTTCAAGTCTTCTTTTTTCTGTTTGTCTATCACTTAATGTATCTTATCTATTAAGAAAATGCAAAATGTTTCAACCAATATGCTGTCTCCATTATTTCCTTTATGTATTGGAGGAAGTGTTTTTTCCAGGCAGTCTTGGCCCCCTATGTTTTGCTGGTGCTAATTctgtttttcttctatctatctatctatctatctatctatctatctatctatctatctatctatctatctatctgttatctatccatttattatctatctatccatctattatctatctatctttctatctttctatctaccatctatctattatctatccgtctatctattatccatctatctattatctatctatctattatctatctatctgtcttgtCTGTCTATCTCATCTTGCATCCATTTTCACCTATTTTCTCCGTGTATTCTATGACAACTTCTCAAATAAATCTTTAAGTATGATGCTAGACCCCAATATGTCCGTCTACCCAACCTATAAGGAATGGCCACTGATGATGAGTTTTATGTCCTGTTTAGTGCTCTGAACAGCTTTAGGGACCGGTCAGAGTTGCTGCCAGGTTCCCTGTAAATGGCTCCAATGGTTTCATGCAGCTCCTGGAATCGGATTTAACTTGAAGCAGCAGACAAGATTGTGTTTGTTCTGTTTCCAGTTCACAACTCCATTATCAGAACTTTCCTCCTATAATTTCTGTATAAATGATATTCACGTCTCATCTGTAGAATTCCGGCAAACTGGAAAAAGCTGAAATTTTGGAAATGACTGTCCAGTACCTCAGAGCGTTACATGCTGCTGATTTCCCAAGGGGGAGAGATAAAGGTGAGGCATTGTCTGGGTTTATAGTCTTCATCAGTTGTTCTGTTTGTTCAGATTTAATCTTCATCATTTATAAATATAAGTCGTCATGTTTCGTTTATATGTTTTCTCGTATCATCTCTGCTTCACGCTGATTTCTACTTCTGCCTCCCGACAGACCTTCTCTCTGAATTTGCCAATTACTTCCATTACGGCTATCATGAATGCATGAAAAACCTGGTCCACTACTTAACCACTGTAGAAAGGATGGAAACCAAGGACACCAAGTATGCCCGAATTGTTGCTTTCCTGCAGTCTAAGGCGCATTTAACCACTGAGCCCCTGTTCAGCTCTTTGCCGGATGTGGAAATGTCTTGCCAACTTCATTCCTCCCCACCTGATTATCCAAGCCCTGGTGACTCCACATTCACACAAAGTCCAGGCGGATCATTTTCCTGGCATAGCACTACCAGGAGCCCCACACTAAATTATCTCACCGGTCCCACCACCATGCCCATCCCGTGCACGCCGCCACAGCAAACTCAACACAGTAGCTTCTTATCACCGATGCAGAGCCTGGACAGGCATTATCTCAATCTCCTGGGGCACTCCCATGCCAATAGTTTCAGCATGCACAGTGCCCAGCACCCTGCGGTGCTGTGATCCTCACCCTCCACGTCTCACATACACAATGTGCAAAAACTCAAGACCTCTGGGTGGCAAAAATGATCATATCTCACTCACGAGACACATCTGCCACCATGGTCCCATTAGCACCCACCCATCAGATCTTCCCTCAAACCTGCACTATTGAAATAGTAGGTAGAAGCTGATTGCTGGTTATTGGCACCATTTCATTTGCACAATTACCACCTCATAACACAGAGGGGTAAGACCCTGGGTT
This window harbors:
- the HELT gene encoding hairy and enhancer of split-related protein HELT isoform X1, which translates into the protein MVPSAEISSLKILVPRSPSTHAPRPAAAIFPESTTHAQGTMELPGLWPVAKRRQSPGEHRTPTQHRWAPETPVAPASNRRAPGDTRQQHKTPAPACCTSEPPHPSLCPAASPHSCLLQQRPWDSASPHPPPPRTPVSHKVIEKRRRDRINRCLSELGKTVPMALAKQNSGKLEKAEILEMTVQYLRALHAADFPRGRDKDLLSEFANYFHYGYHECMKNLVHYLTTVERMETKDTKYARIVAFLQSKAHLTTEPLFSSLPDVEMSCQLHSSPPDYPSPGDSTFTQSPGGSFSWHSTTRSPTLNYLTGPTTMPIPCTPPQQTQHSSFLSPMQSLDRHYLNLLGHSHANSFSMHSAQHPAVL
- the HELT gene encoding hairy and enhancer of split-related protein HELT isoform X2, encoding MDRGLTAAPARVKERRRTPVSHKVIEKRRRDRINRCLSELGKTVPMALAKQNSGKLEKAEILEMTVQYLRALHAADFPRGRDKDLLSEFANYFHYGYHECMKNLVHYLTTVERMETKDTKYARIVAFLQSKAHLTTEPLFSSLPDVEMSCQLHSSPPDYPSPGDSTFTQSPGGSFSWHSTTRSPTLNYLTGPTTMPIPCTPPQQTQHSSFLSPMQSLDRHYLNLLGHSHANSFSMHSAQHPAVL